From Mustela erminea isolate mMusErm1 chromosome 1, mMusErm1.Pri, whole genome shotgun sequence, a single genomic window includes:
- the LOC116579996 gene encoding protein S100-A10-like — translation MPFQMEHAMETMMFTFHKFAGDKGYLTKEDLQVLMEKEFAGCLKNQKDPLTMDKIMKDLNQCRDVKVGFQSCFSLIAGLNIACNDYFVVHMKQKRKK, via the coding sequence ATGCCATTTCAAATGGAACATGCCATGGAAACCATGATGTTCACATTTCACAAGTTTGCTGGGGATAAAGGCTACTTAACAAAGGAGGACCTGCAAGTACTCATGGAAAAGGAGTTCGCAGGATgtttgaaaaatcagaaagaccCTCTGACCATGGACAAAATAATGAAGGACCTCAACCAGTGCCGAGATGTCAAAGTGGGCTTCCAGAGCTGCTTCTCACTAATCGCGGGGCTCAACATTGCATGCAATGACTATTTTGTAGTACacatgaagcagaagagaaagaagtag